Proteins found in one Gadus macrocephalus chromosome 23, ASM3116895v1 genomic segment:
- the naa50 gene encoding N-alpha-acetyltransferase 50 isoform X1, producing MKGSRIELGDVTPHNIKQLKRLNQVIFPVSYNDKFYKDVLEVGELAKLAYFNDIAVGAVCCRVDHSQNQKRLYIMTLGCLAPYRRLGIGTKMLNHVLNICEKDGTFDNIYLHVQISNESAIDFYQKFGFEIIETKKNYYKRIEPADAHVLQKSLRSPSAAPSGELQKAE from the exons ATGAAGGG TAGCCGAATTGAGCTCGGGGACGTGACGCCCCACAACATCAAGCAGCTAAAACGCCTCAACCAGGTCATCTTCCCTGTCAGCTACAACGACAAGTTTTACAAAGATGTTTTGGAAGTGGGAGAGCTTGCCAAGCTAG CGTACTTCAATGACATTGCAGTGGGGGCTGTATGCTGCCGAGTGGACCATTCGCAGAACCAGAAGAGACTGTACATCATGACACTCGGCTGTCTAGCACCTTACCGTAGACTAGGAATCG GTACAAAGATGCTGAACCATGTGCTTAACATCTGTGAGAAGGACGGTACCTTTGACAACATATACCT TCATGTGCAGATCAGCAACGAGTCGGCCATTGACTTTTACCAAAAGTTCGGCTTTGAGATCATCGAAACGAAAAAGAATTACTACAAGAGGATAGAGCCGGCTGATGCCCACGTGCTGCAGAAGAGCCTGCGCAGCCCCAGCGCTGCCCCCAGCGGAGAGCTCCAGAAGGCTGAGTGA
- the naa50 gene encoding N-alpha-acetyltransferase 50 isoform X2, with translation MKGRIELGDVTPHNIKQLKRLNQVIFPVSYNDKFYKDVLEVGELAKLAYFNDIAVGAVCCRVDHSQNQKRLYIMTLGCLAPYRRLGIGTKMLNHVLNICEKDGTFDNIYLHVQISNESAIDFYQKFGFEIIETKKNYYKRIEPADAHVLQKSLRSPSAAPSGELQKAE, from the exons ATGAAGGG CCGAATTGAGCTCGGGGACGTGACGCCCCACAACATCAAGCAGCTAAAACGCCTCAACCAGGTCATCTTCCCTGTCAGCTACAACGACAAGTTTTACAAAGATGTTTTGGAAGTGGGAGAGCTTGCCAAGCTAG CGTACTTCAATGACATTGCAGTGGGGGCTGTATGCTGCCGAGTGGACCATTCGCAGAACCAGAAGAGACTGTACATCATGACACTCGGCTGTCTAGCACCTTACCGTAGACTAGGAATCG GTACAAAGATGCTGAACCATGTGCTTAACATCTGTGAGAAGGACGGTACCTTTGACAACATATACCT TCATGTGCAGATCAGCAACGAGTCGGCCATTGACTTTTACCAAAAGTTCGGCTTTGAGATCATCGAAACGAAAAAGAATTACTACAAGAGGATAGAGCCGGCTGATGCCCACGTGCTGCAGAAGAGCCTGCGCAGCCCCAGCGCTGCCCCCAGCGGAGAGCTCCAGAAGGCTGAGTGA
- the LOC132452376 gene encoding basic helix-loop-helix domain-containing protein USF3 encodes MMPEMTETQTPGRKPKKKKNKESHNAVERHRKEKINAGINRIGNLLPCSQALKQSKNMILDQAVRYITDLKKQNDAMLLEGGDKVQAEEIRRLRRQMEEMRKESVHYIDLLKAHDINFLEDPTVHWKGKQRCAKVAKVTPTHQLPKGIIVYSNGNVICPAGKEPVLEKQTPETVLVQPGPDSNTGLRVNGVLHVNVSSAPSLLPAANVAPLEKTAALRLVERTHPLPTSVSYITLQIPAGSTSLPQHSQSAVPSHNITIAATPVSQLSTQPVVSLATVAQAGTHSSTAVVADIVGSLVSGDTAMRTVGYTSIPSNTAVLGAGAAGSTQTTWTTLHLAGNTVQPVCQSMPTLEGATTNQRLQQLTVCPMGNKSTTQPIKFQIRPQVPLQQASIATHIQAQPVHRLPQLHSALTQTNTQPQCAVPPRPAVVAHPAVMSQPQPSVLQPASVVPHRQTALIPQPKPQPLPQPALVAQPQATVLPLLQTMQVLQVNPSGAGVSGVSAPQNTNNQSVVILQQGNACSSQATVREELPNQMSCQHIVIIQTPNQTAPAQQNPQVGIVPAALPTAVSALPTQITTTNCTTTTANLHTVGGKQLVHILPRPVPPKMKSSQQGIQASPARTAQSAAPQTITVNGQVFALQPMNTADKAGMQGSKSTLQLVQPTTAEEPTTNVALNSLGALSSLNKSISQGLPLTITSLTNLQKPAAPPSVVQQQQQQPTSSVAPAVQEVAPTAPSRHLQASATPPLLPVPLADATKARRQKKSKVVAKKGANKRSKPPKRRESMQAQVTIAGAARPVVAVVEYPTAGSVKDSVPAVTTVVTPATCSKVTADGKTPENISKSRSKTITVSNSSSQAAVCSKPLQQEGPTSVSSPLSVSQSTSATSINVTQNEDIVSLPSGALSSTPAVTLTTAVAAAMAIKSKPVSVVGNSTTASKVTGPRTNSQATTTEPSGKLSRPLSSTGSSSSSIRCAVSGVCATDGRSTSSSVTTVSTVSSPVCSPLVSDSMAPVRIQGTQTTLSQACSKPEAQISPSASVSSTAPPSSMVLTFSVAPGTTPTSTEMRKAGAVGRSLIQQPDLLTSTPSPSCMADVKQTRGLVRERETQKQRHVSAALEKQCMAESTNLDAPSRKDYLLSPPVYTILDHHETMEHHMTASRQTDSPMSAGGGSGRGFSVASMLPQGHGINASSGSFGTFTFTSEQADIVALAMLEQEIPGRRAAGCTADHSTPAISATTAWEPPKTSPSSATQERGLSAPQGKATKPMEAAVTKPPSQGSVRAQSGEGSIIGLTGSRHPTGISYSQVQSHPLVPSQCGTSLSVNNLIRPNSSQQPYPGSPSLSGQQGSIPSPVGSSPHLSQSSNSSLPPCSVSVQLNDYTPLKGALMRNQAGMGERHVKQVSKRQAQEEVMLTSGKRPKLCPQSTPIHSRMEVKAPDHTQMMVGQIPPGPSAIMSRINPDGAGSLFTSNSFMNTVLRPIECPPQGLPDPNQSVLPHVAQGHPQHTSSQSGQHLSGNPYMKQQQQQQQQQQQQQQQQQQQQQQQQQEQQRHQLYQLQHHLTQPDPAQLHSLHQRLLQQQEQQHVQKKRGLVRGNQSSSPAGLHQKPHHMEKPGVQQQQQLQQHPQQQQHQQHAQQQAHQHQQQSHQQSHPQPHQQLPQHPQQTHQQQHQQQQQLQQQQSSHSRHQQHLQQQIQQQQHFGVRPPEKSCESQAGGPRSHHAGHLAQQEHLKAGQDHNSMQRLLSSRSLEQQLITQPSNPASRAPDMACTPSRQERHRVSNYSAEALIGKSSSNADHHQQQQQQQQQQQQQQQQQQQQQQQQQQQQQQQQQQQQQQQQQQQQQRMGLHHQTGRGSAPEQSDLRGYLDTSRGKASIGHSQNRHEHPGSSDVQRVSECPPFKAMVSGGGGHQLGGFEVQGSRGGDMTPKPVPPTQRVPQGQQQQQQQGGFRMGGGLPGDGRSRGGYSGAHPGSQGGGSVLSREQDSCHQSFMQNLLSPHLPEQTAHQRPVQCCPPVSIMEYGCVTAGSAADMQAKASSPSGAQSQKTQSMRLGDGSKGHLPHGSGNMHGGGSPVVRAAVLPHPPIPHSEPGGRPPATRAPSTAAGQRSRHPGQDNLPAKLRPGERPRSGPLRPTNPFEPEGHLPLAPGGHLPLAPGGGGLLSRPQSGGDARRSSIVRFNDGDGNLLPDQHLTQNFSFPFIGEGGMNPPPPPPPINTNSTFIPPVSQAGSSRTPALLPVEPQNTLPSFYSSYSPAAHPSLPSDLPLQYFSNQMFTSPGGDKGGAAPLNNRFGSILSPPRPVGFGQASFPLLPEMPPMPITNASGITPHLSNFSLTSLFPEIATAMPSDGSSMPMSPLLSLSNASAADSGKQTNRPAHNISHILGHDGSSAV; translated from the exons ATGATGCCAGAGATGACAGAAACTCAGACCCCTGGTCGTAAGCCCAA aaagaagaaaaacaaagaatCTCACAATGCAG TTGAGagacatagaaaagaaaagaTAAATGCTGGAATTAACCGCATTGGTAACCTTTTGCCATGTTCCCAGGCACTCAAACAG AGTAAGAATATGATACTGGACCAAGCCGTTCGCTACATTACTGACCTGAAGAAACAGAATGATGCAATGCTTCTTGAAGGAGGTGATAAAGTGCAAG CGGAGGAGATCCGCAGACTGCGCCGAcagatggaggagatgaggaaggaGAGCGTCCACTACATCGACCTCCTCAAGGCCCACGACATCAACTTCCTGGAGGACCCCACTGTCCACTGGAAGGGCAAGCAGCGTTGTGCCAAAGTTGCCAAGGTGACGCCCACTCACCAACTACCAAAGGGAATCATCGTCTACTCCAACGGGAACGTGATTTGTCCAGCGGGGAAGGAGCCTGTCCTCGAAAAACAAACCCCAGAGACGGTCCTGGTGCAGCCAGGGCCTGACTCCAACACCGGGCTCAGGGTCAACGGGGTCCTCCACGTCAACGTGTCCTCTGCCCCCTCGCTGCTTCCTGCGGCAAACGTTGCTCCTCTGGAGAAAACCGCAGCTCTGAGGCTGGTGGAAAGGACCCACCCTCTGCCGACCTCCGTGTCCTACATCACACTCCAGATCCCCGCTGGCAGCACCTCCTTGCCTCAGCATTCCCAGTCTGCCGTTCCATCCCATAACATTACCATAGCTGCCACTCCAGTGTCCCAGCTATCTACTCAGCCTGTCGTGAGCCTGGCCACCGTGGCCCAGGCTGGAACGCACTCCTCCACTGCAGTGGTGGCAGACATTGTGGGCTCTTTAGTCTCCGGAGACACCGCCATGAGGACTGTCGGCTACACGTCCATCCCCAGCAACACAGCTGTCCTCGGGGCTGGGGCAGCCGGCAGCACACAGACCACATGGACAACGCTCCATTTGGCAGGGAACACTGTGCAGCCTGTCTGTCAGAGCATGCCTACGTTGGAGGGTGCTACCACCAATCAGAGGCTTCAGCAGCTGACCGTGTGTCCAATGGGTAACAAATCCACTACCCAGCCCATTAAATTCCAAATACGACCTCAGGTACCCTTACAGCAGGCGAGCATTGCAACACACATCCAAGCACAGCCTGTTCATAGACTACCACAGCTGCATTCAGCCCTCACACAGACCAATACCCAGCCCCAATGTGCTGTTCCTCCCCGGCCGGCCGTGGTGGCCCATCCTGCTGTCATGTCACAACCCCAGCCATCTGTGCTGCAACCAGCGTCTGTGGTTCCCCATCGCCAGACCGCCCTGATCCCTCAACCCAAGCCCCAGCCCCTCCCTCAGCCGGCCCTTGTAGCCCAGCCTCAGGCAACAGTACTTCCCCTTCTCCAGACCATGCAGGTGCTGCAGGTCAACCCATCAGGGGCCGGCGTGTCTGGGGTGTCCGCTCCGCAGAACACCAATAACCAGAGTGTGGTCATCCTACAGCAGGGAAATGCCTGTTCGTCTCAAGCCACAGTTAGAGAGGAACTGCCCAATCAGATGTCATGCCAGCATATCGTCATCATCCAAACCCCCAATCAGACAGCCCCTGCCCAACAGAATCCTCAGGTTGGCATCGTTCCTGCTGCTCTTCCCACTGCAGTGTCTGCTCTCCCTACTCAAATCACAACAACTAACTGCACAACAACTACAGCTAACTTACACACGGTTGGAGGGAAACAGCTGGTGCACATTTTACCACGCCCTGTTCCACCCAAAATGAAGTCCTCCCAGCAGGGGATCCAGGCTTCACCTGCCAGGACTGCTCAGTCTGCCGCCCCACAGACCATCACTGTGAATGGCCAGGTGTTTGCTTTGCAGCCCATGAATACAGCAGATAAAGCAGGCATGCAGGGCAGCAAAAGCACCCTGCAGCTGGTCCAGCCCACCACCGCAGAAGAACCTACCACCAATGTGGCCCTCAATAGTCTAGGGGCACTGAGCAGCCTCAACAAGAGCATCTCCCAAGGCCTGCCTCTGACGATCACCAGTCTGACGAATCTTCAGAAACCTGCGGCTCCTCCTTCGGTtgtccaacagcagcagcaacagcccaCCTCTTCTGTCGCCCCTGCCGTCCAAGAAGTAGCACCCACTGCCCCCTCCAGACACTTACAGGCTTCGGCTACTCCTCCCCTCCTGCCTGTTCCCCTGGCTGATGCCACTAAGGCCCGACGGCAGAAAAAAAGCAAAGTTGTTGCCAAAAAGGGAGCAAACAAAAGATCCAAGCCCcccaagaggagagagagtatgCAGGCCCAGGTTACTATCGCTGGTGCAGCTAGGCCAGTGGTTGCTGTAGTAGAATACCCAACTGCTGGGAGTGTAAAAGATAGTGTCCCTGCAGTCACCACAGTTGTTACACCCGCCACTTGTAGTAAAGTCACTGCTGATGGTAAAACGCCAGAAAATATCTCCAAGAGCCGATCTAAAACAATCACTGTATCAAACTCCTCCAGTCAGGCTGCAGTATGCAGTAAGCCCCTGCAACAAGAAGGCCCAACATCTGTAAGTAGCCCACTGAGCGTATCTCAAAGCACATCTGCAACTAGTATTAATGTTACACAAAATGAAGACATTGTGAGTCTACCAAGTGGTGCATTATCATCCACTCCTGCGGTCACACTCACAACAGCGGTGGCAGCAGCCATGGCCATTAAGAGCAAACCAGTGTCAGTGGTCGGCAATAGCACCACTGCCTCTAAAGTCACAGGGCCCCGGACCAATTCACAGGCCACCACTACTGAACCTTCCGGGAAGCTATCGAGGCCGCTCAGCTCCACTGGAAGCTCTAGCAGTTCCATTAGATGTGCTGTCTCTGGCGTTTGTGCCACAGACGGTCGTAGCACCTCCTCCAGTGTCACTACGGTGTCTACCGTCTCATCTCCGGTCTGCAGCCCTCTTGTCTCGGACAGCATGGCGCCAGTTAGGATTCAGGGCACCCAGACCACACTCTCCCAGGCATGCTCCAAGCCAGAAGCACAAATTTCCCCGTCCGCCTCTGTGAGCTCCACCGCACCACCCTCCTCAATGGTTCTGACGTTCTCCGTGGCCCCGGGCACAACTCCTACAAGCACTGAGATGAGGAAAGCAGGCGCCGTCGGTAGATCTCTGATCCAGCAGCCGGACCTGCTCACGTCCACACCCTCCCCGTCCTGCATGGCCGACGTCAAACAGACCCGGGGTCTCGTccgagagagggagacccaGAAGCAGAGACACGTCTCTGCAGCGTTGGAGAAACAGTGCATGGCCGAGTCCACCAACCTCGATGCGCCCTCTCGGAAGGACTATCTGCTGTCCCCGCCGGTGTACACCATCCTAGATCATCACGAGACCATGGAGCATCATATGACAGCCAGCCGGCAGACGGACTCCCCGATGTCTGCTGGTGgtgggagtgggaggggcttcTCTGTAGCTTCCATGCTGCCTCAGGGGCATGGCATCAACGCCTCATCTGGTTCCTTCGGCACGTTTACGTTTACGTCGGAACAGGCCGACATCGTAGCCTTGGCTATGCTGGAGCAGGAAATCCCTGGGAGGAGAGCTGCTGGGTGCACCGCAGACCACAGCACTCCAGCAATCTCCGCCACCACGGCATGGGAGCCCCCCAAGACTTCACCGTCGTCTGCCACCCAAGAGAGGGGCTTGTCTGCACCGCAGGGGAAGGCGACCAAGCCCATGGAGGCTGCGGTGACAAAGCCCCCCAGCCAGGGGTCTGTCAGAGCTCAGAGTGGGGAGGGGTCCATTATTGGGCTGACGGGATCCAGACATCCAACGGGTATTTCTTACTCCCAGGTGCAGTCCCATCCACTGGTTCCATCACAATGCGGGACCAGTTTGAGTGTCAACAATCTGATCAGGCCTAACTCGAGCCAGCAGCCTTACCCTGGCTCGCCCAGTCTCTCGGGCCAGCAGGGCTCCATCCCCTCCCCTGTGGGATCTTCCCCACACTTGTCTCAGTCGTCCAACAGTTCCCTGCCCCCCTGCTCTGTCTCGGTCCAGCTCAACGACTACACCCCTCTGAAGGGTGCCCTCATGAGGAATCAGGCTGGTATGGGGGAGCGCCACGTCAAACAGGTCTCCAAACGACAGGCCCAGGAAGAGGTCATGCTGACGTCTGGGAAGCGGCCCAAGCTATGCCCCCAGTCGACCCCCATCCATAGCCGCATGGAGGTAAAAGCCCCCGACCACACCCAGATGATGGTGGGGCAGATTCCCCCCGGTCCCTCAGCCATCATGAGCAGGATCAACCCTGATGGCGCTGGCTCCCTTTTCACCTCAAACTCTTTCATGAACACCGTTCTGCGTCCCATTGAGTGTCCACCCCAAGGACTGCCTGATCCAAACCAGTCTGTCCTGCCTCATGTTGCACAAGGACACCCCCAGCACACCTCATCCCAGTCGGGTCAACACCTCAGTGGAAACCCTTACATgaagcagcaacagcaacaacagcagcagcaacaacagcagcaacaacaacagcagcagcaacaacagcagcagcaacaggaaCAGCAAAGGCACCAGCTGTACCAGCTCCAACACCACCTGACCCAGCCTGACCCAGCGCAGCTCCACTCGCTCCACCAGAGgttgctgcagcagcaggagcaacaGCATGTCCAGAAGAAGAGGGGGCTGGTGAGAGGCAATCAGAGCAGCTCACCTGCTGGCCTGCATCAGAAACCGCATCACATGGAGAAGCCAGGGgtccaacaacagcagcagctgcagcagcacccacagcaacaacagcatcaacaacacgcccagcagcaggcccaccaacaccaacagcagagccatcagCAGTCCCACCCGCAGCCtcaccaacaactaccacagcatccgcagcaaacacaccaacaacaacatcaacaacagcagcagctccagcagcagcagagctctCATTCAAGACATCAACAGCACCTCCAGCAGcagatccagcagcagcagcactttgGAGTGCGACCCCCAGAGAAGAGCTGCGAGAGCCAGGCAGGAGGACCCAGGAGCCACCATGCTGGGCATCTGGCACAGCAGGAGCACCTCAAG GCTGGCCAGGACCACAACAGCATGCAGAGGCTGCTGAGCTCCAGGAGCCTGGAGCAGCAGCTCATCACGCAGCCCAGCAACCCTGCCTCCCGGGCCCCCGACATGGCCTGCACCCCCTCCCGCCAGGAGCGCCACCGTGTCTCCAACTACTCTGCGGAGGCCCTCATCGGCAAGAGCTCGTCCAACGCTgaccaccaccaacagcagcagcagcagcaacagcagcagcagcagcaacaacagcagcagcaacaacagcaacaacaacagcaacaacagcagcagcaacagcaacaacagcagcaacaacaacagcaacaacagcagcaacagcgaATGGGGCTTCATCATCAGACTGGTCGTGGATCTGCTCCGGAGCAGTCTGACCTGCGGGGTTACCTGGACACGTCGCGTGGGAAGGCCAGCATAGGGCACAGCCAGAACCGCCACGAACACCCAGGCTCCTCAGATGTACAGCGAGTCTCAGAATGCCCTCCTTTCAAGGCCATGgtcagcggaggaggaggacatcaaCTGGGTGGTTTTGAGGTACAGGGGTCCCGCGGAGGGGACATGACCCCAAAACCTGTTCCCCCCACCCAGAGGGTTCCtcaggggcagcagcagcagcagcagcaggggggctTCAGGATGGGAGGGGGTCTTCCAGGGGACGGCAGGTCTCGTGGGGGCTACAGCGGAGCCCACCCTGGGTCTCAGGGTGGGGGGAGCGTGCTGTCGCGGGAGCAGGACAGCTGCCACCAGAGCTTCATGCAGAACCTGCTGTCGCCGCACCTACCCGAGCAGACGGCCCACCAGCGTCCGGTGCAGTGCTGCCCCCCGGTCAGCATCATGGAGTACGGCTGTGTGACCGCCGGCTCCGCGGCCGACATGCAGGCCAAGGCCTCAAGTCCCAGCGGAGCCCAGAGCCAGAAGACCCAGAGCATGAGGCTCGGGGACGGCAGCAAGGGCCACCTCCCGCATGGGAGTGGGAACATGCACGGAGGAGGGAGCCCCGTGGTGAGAGCTGCcgttctcccccacccccccataccGCACAGCGAGCCCGGCGGCCGCCCCCCTGCCACCCGCGCTCCCTCCACCGCCGCCGGCCAGCGCTCCCGCCACCCGGGCCAGGACAACCTGCCCGCTAAGCTGAGGCCTGGGGAGCGACCGCGCTCCGGCCCCCTGAGACCCACCAACCCCTTCGAGCCGGAGGGCCACCTGCCGCTGGCCCCTGGGGGCCACCTGCCGCTGgcccctgggggtggggggctgctgAGCAGGCCTCAGTCCGGGGGGGACGCACGGCGCAGCAGCATCGTCCGCTTCAACGACGGGGACGGCAACCTGCTCCCAGACCAGCACCTCACGCAGAACTTCAGCTTCCCCTTcatcggggagggggggatgaaccccccgccgcctcctccgcccATCAACACCAACTCCACCTTCATCCCGCCAGTGAGCCAGGCGGGCTCCTCGCGGACCCCCGCCCTCCTGCCCGTGGAGCCGCAGAACACCCTGCCCTCCTTCTATTCGTCCTACTCCCCGGCGGCCCACCCCAGCCTGCCCAGCGACCTGCCACTGCAGTACTTCTCCAACCAGATGTTCACCAGCCCCGGGGGGGACAAGGGTGGCGCCGCGCCCCTCAACAACCGCTTCGGCTCCATCCTGTCCCCGCCCCGCCCGGTGGGCTTCGGTCAGGCCAGCTTCCCCCTGCTCCCGGAGATGCCCCCCATGCCCATCACCAACGCCTCGGGCATCACGCCGCACCTCTCCAACTTCAGCCTGACCTCGCTGTTCCCGGAGATCGCCACGGCGATGCCCAGCGACGGCTCCTCCATGCCCATGTCCCCGCTGCTGTCGCTGTCCAACGCCTCGGCCGCCGACTCGGGCAAGCAGACCAACCGGCCCGCCCACAACATCAGCCACATCCTGGGCCACGACGGCAGCTCCGCCGTCTGA